The nucleotide sequence TTTCTACCAATCACCTTACACTGGATCTACAATCCCCTACACTTGTCTCCCaagcttcctgtctcagcttgCCTTTGGCTTCTCTCAGCTGCCTGGGCTAGCCCCTACTGGGATGCAGAGGGCTCTGCTTCCTCCCCTGAGTCTAAAGCCAGCCCTTCCCTCCTGGATTAGCACTTGTCCCTGGTCTCCACTTGTtacacaggtgtgtgctgctTGGTGGTCTTTACAACTATGGCATACTGTATAGAGCAGTATGGCTGACTGCCCAAACCAGTTTCAGAGGCTTTGACATCCTCAGCTTCAATACCTAGGGGGCAGCATCACCTCCCTCTGCGCTATTCTGCTGCGATGAATACTTGTCAGTAGTTATTACTCAGCAGGGATGCCCATCCACTCACAACTGGGACAGTAAGGGCCAGGCAGTCATTCACCTCACCCATGGTATAGCCAGGGCCCTGGCTCTGCCCTGAAGCTTCTCACCTAGCTGTAGAGCCAGAACTTGAACATGTAACTTTAGGTTACAAGGTTGTATGCAGGCAAAGGGACAAGACCCTGTACAAGTTATTTTCTCTGCTCAGGGTCCTATGTCAGAAGGCCAAGGCTGATGCCCTTGAACAGCCTCTGACCTAATCAATGGCTCCCATTCCCCTTCCTCACTGAAGAGGTCTACAGAACATTAGGTTCAGGCTCAACAAAGCAAATGTGTAGGGGGTGGGGAGTAGAAAAGCACCCAGGGCCAGCTCTCAGGCCAGACCAAGATCCCCCCCCCACTACCACACAtagggtggaggccagaggttgtccCCAGCTTGGAGCAGAGCACCTGGCTTAACACACACAGCATTCCTCCAGAactgcagaagcagcagcagcagcagcagcagcaacagaaccACCACCATTCCCCCAGAACTGTGAGATCAAAGAACAAAAGTAGAGCTCAAGACAGTCAGGAATTAAGGCCAGAGCTCTGCAGacagcccctcctccctcttccaggCTACACAGCAAAGAGCTAGGTCCCACCCCCAAACTGACTGCATGAGGAAAGGCAGAAGTGAACTCAGAGGGGCTGCAGCGAGAAAGACAGACAGTTACAAACAGGTTAACAAGCTCGCATTTAATAAGTCTGAAGTCATTCTCAGCACATGGCATTGTACACGGGCATCTGTGGAAACAGATTCATTTTTAACAGGTCGTAGTTTAAAAAAGTCATAGATACTGTGAGTTCTGTATAAACGGGTGGACGGCAAGTTAGTTCCTTTTGATTTATAAGCCTCAGCGTCACCGCAGAATAAAGAATGTAGCCAAAGAAAGCGCTATCGATCACTCGTATAGGACAGTGTTGTTTCTATAATTTGAAGCTTTCTGAATGGACGGGTTCAGGCCTGATCCAACTGTAAAAAGATCACTCAGTAAATAGACTATCTGGGAATTGTACAAATTGTCATTAACTTCCATCATTAATAGCTTACCCAGCACTACATCACTATTGCTATTTAAAGTAAAAACCTGCTTCTGAGTCCCCACGGAGGCAGCCTGTGCACGCAGCCTCGATGCCCTGGCCACCTCATGTCCAGGGCGTGCCAATACAGTCCAACAGAAACTTTGGCTTTAGGAAGGAATCACAAACATTGAAAAGAATGGCTTTAATCGTCATTAAGAGTGCAGTGGGAGGGAGTGTGCTTCAGACAGTCTGGGCAGTATGGGCAGCAGGTCACTTCTGCCGCCAACGCTGCAGACACTTTGTACATGACAAGACAGAGGAAAAGCAGTCCCTTtcaaacaaacttaaaaaaaatgttcacagtGGTTCGTATCAACAGAATGCATTTATGACAATCACATGTACAAACTCACACACCCTAGGCTTTCTTTATATCCTAAAGAAAACGAGCATTTACATTATTCATGATttatactaaattaaaaaaaaggtcaATTGTACACTTCTCCCTCGGTCAGGATAAACTGCCGAGGTGCATAGCTTAATACCATCATCAGAGTTGTCTGCAAAGGGAACAAAAACGCTTTCTTGACTGAAGTGCCTTTCACTCGCTGCTATAACCAGCAAGTGCCAGCAGGAACCAAAATGGAGGGCCTGGCAGGTCTACCTGGGCAAGCTGACCAGcacattacatttaaaaatgaaggttATGTACGCTATGTTACAAGTCCCAACTAGGCAGTGTCAAGTGACATCTatttctttgcttgctttgtgATCATACCCCTTGGCGGTGTAACGGGTCTTGTGGCGTTGGGCTTCTTTTTCTCTGCAGGCTTTAAAATCTGCAAACAAGAAGACAGCAGGCATCTTAGGGAATGCACTCAGGCTCTGGAAGTTCCTGCTaacactgccccacccccaactcagAGAATCCCTCTAGCACATCACACAGATGGAGCTACTTAGTACATGAGCATTTTTGTGGAGACATGCCATAACATACAGCTAAAATATGtgacttggcaaaaaaaaaagttccctttggaggaaaaaaaaagtctagggcTCCCATAGCCTTGTGGAGTTCTGTGGAAGGCACTGGAGTTTGCAGGCTCTGGGAGGTGCTGAGGGCTACCTCAGGACTTCCAGGGCAACACTAACATTTACAGCTGAATGACACTGAGCAAATGTGAGAAACAGCCAACAACTGAGAAGATGTTATGGCAAAGGAGCCccatatggtggcacacacctttaacttcagcactaagaaggcagaggcaggtggatctgttacatcagaggccagcctggtctacatatggagTTCTGGGCCAGCAAGGGCCACACAGACTGTTTACTGGGGAAAAGGTCCctgttattttttccttccttagaAAGAGTCCACACATTACCCCATGGAACAAACACAGGTTATTGGGAAAGAAAACAGAGCCTGCTTGGGAAACAGTGCTAACTGTTTTTCTGGAAGTCAGCATAGCCGCAAGCTCATGAAAAGAGCTGCTGTCTCACCTGGAAAGAGCACATGAGGGTTTCATCCACACTCATCATGGCGCCTGCATTGTCAAACTCGCCACAGTAGTTGGGTGCAGAAAACAGAGTGACTAACTGCCTCTTTGCAAAAAACTCATACCCATCTTCAACCACCTGCAGAGAGACAGTGTCAGTGTGAGCATTGCGAGCCTGAGCTGTGCCACGCTCCTTCCCCACAGAGCTTGGCCTCCTGCCGCTCTCCCCAGAGGCACACTGTGTGGCAAGCCATACCTACCCACCAAAATCAACAAGGAGAatctgctcacacacatgctctaAGTGTACatgtaaaattcaaaatcaatacCTGATGGGCTCTACATATAAGATCCAAATCATGCTTATGGAGAAATTTTGCAACCACTTCTGCACCAAATGTGAAGGACACTCCTCTGTCATTTTCACCCCAGCCTAAGACATCTTTATCGGGGTCAGACCACAAAAGATCACAAAGAAGACCTTGATCTGGTACATCAGTTGGTCTCATAATTCGCCGAATCTGCTCCATAGATTGAAGATCTGGTGATAAACCTATtaaagagaacaggaaagaacAGTGAAGCAAGCAGAATTGTTCTAAGCATACTGGCAGCCCCTCCTGTCTAGAGGCTGGTGCTGCCAATGCTGCAGTCAAGCCCGTGGCTTTTATTTACTTGGTTTTGGTGAAAACCTGCCACCAAATAGGTACAAACTTACTGTCCTGGTGTGCAGAGCAATGGGATAGTCACTTCAACACAGAACACTGTAAAGTAACAGCCAGTGACTCTGAATCCACACCCCTCCCAACAGAGGGCAGCAAGGCAGATGCATCACGTGCCACCATACCACATGCAATGGCTGGGCCCAGGAACATTGCTTGGCTGTGAGGCTGTCCAGACCTCCACATCTACATGAACAGCCATGAAACATTGTTACTCATGTACCCTGTGCTGCCTTAATATAATCTGTTTTTTGATAGCTGCTTAATTTCCAATATTATCCCCAACTCCCACATCTTTTCAATCTCTGTATACCTCACACACAGCATAGCCAATGGAGCAAAGCAAAACTACTTTTGGAAGGAGACCCAGCAAGAAGGGTCTAGGAAAACATATCTGAACAAATGTACTAGACTGGCTCTATTTTCAGTCTTCCCTCACACTTGACCCAAAATGACACTGGCTATGTCACCATGGACAAGCCCTAGTGCGTGTACAACAGTGGCCTGGCAGAGGCCATCTTGCCCAGTCTACCTTTCGGAAGGGGTGAAGTTACTTGAATGCAGGTGGCCACATACCTCCATGACAGCAGAATATCTTCTCATCCACGATGGCTGCTATCGGTAAGCAGTTAAAACAGTCTGTGAACGTTTTCCACAGCTTAATGTTGTATCTTCTTTTGCCTGTGAGAATGCAGCTGGTCACTCCATTGTTCATGTAACAGAAACATGCTAGCATCAAGAGACctcaccaaaccaaaccaaaccgagTGCCTTTTCTACGGAATACATCTAAAGGCCTAGACTCACTCCTTGCAGGGCCTAGCAACAATCTTTCTGAGCCAAGCTTTCAGGCTAGACAGACCACACACCCCCAGCACCCAGATCCTCCCCTGTACAGGCTTGTACTCCATCCCTAAAGAGGCCACAGATTCCACGGATAACCCTGGAAACTGAAAGGAACACAGCGGACATGTCCAATTACCAGCAATTAATGGGAATAACATCAAGCAGAAACTGAGGTCAGATGACTCTGACCCCACTTCAAAATCCATCTGGTCCTGTATCCTTTCTCTGTTGAGCCTGGTGTCTAGGCAGGTACTCACTGCCTTTGCTGAGGGCTAGATAAAGGTTCTGTGTCTGTAGTGAGAAGGCCCATGTTCCAAGTGCCCAGGCTGCCTGCAGGCCTCTATGGTCCATATGACTTTACTACAAactatggtatgtgtgtgtcacattaGTAAGTGCTAAGCCACCAGACTCCCTTAAGCACCTGCCACCCAAGCCCAAAACCCTCTCCTGGTAGAAACAGCCCAGAGGATACTGCAGTCAAATGCTCAAAACTTTGGACATTTTGTTTGTGTGACACCCCAATCCTCTAAATgagctccttttttttcttcactaatt is from Microtus pennsylvanicus isolate mMicPen1 chromosome 1, mMicPen1.hap1, whole genome shotgun sequence and encodes:
- the Ppp1cc gene encoding serine/threonine-protein phosphatase PP1-gamma catalytic subunit; protein product: MADIDKLNIDSIIQRLLEVRGSKPGKNVQLQENEIRGLCLKSREIFLSQPILLELEAPLKICGDIHGQYYDLLRLFEYGGFPPESNYLFLGDYVDRGKQSLETICLLLAYKIKYPENFFLLRGNHECASINRIYGFYDECKRRYNIKLWKTFTDCFNCLPIAAIVDEKIFCCHGGLSPDLQSMEQIRRIMRPTDVPDQGLLCDLLWSDPDKDVLGWGENDRGVSFTFGAEVVAKFLHKHDLDLICRAHQVVEDGYEFFAKRQLVTLFSAPNYCGEFDNAGAMMSVDETLMCSFQILKPAEKKKPNATRPVTPPRVGSGLNPSIQKASNYRNNTVLYE